GGGGGCGGGGCTTGGAACTTGGAACAAAGTTCAGACATGGAGGGGCCGGCAGACAGCCTGGAATTCATACCAGATGTACCCGGAATGCGCAAACGGAATGCCTGGCATTTGAGAGTCCTGGGGAAGCTGCCCATCCACCCTGCCATACCTCCCTCCCATTCAGCCTTTGGTACCCTGTCCTCTCCTCTCAGTCCCAGGAACCTCTACTGACCTTCCAAACTCTAGacctcctcccttcctcactcttccccagatgtagaccCCTAAAACTCTTCTTCTAGCTGAAATCCCTGGAAACAAGTTGGGCTGAGCACTGAACTCACATTTCTGGACCTGAGGTACAACTTCTCACCTAATATCCCTGGGTGACTGAATGGGTGTGTGCAGGTTCTAGGTTCTGCTCTCTCTGAATGCTGAGGAGGCTAGGGTCCTCTGTGGgtagctggggtggggtggaggagggggcggAGTGAGAGCAGGCTTTGGTTTCTACAGCCTTCAGTTCTGGGAAAAGGAGCAAGGAAGTATGCTTAGAACTGCCTCTTGATTCTCACTGAAGTTAACAGCTCCTGCAGGCCCAGGTCAAAGCCAAGAATTCTTCATTAGAAGGTTGAGCATTTGCTGGGACTGGACTTTAGTGGCCAGTGAGACAGTGTTCCTATGACATTGCCTTGCTCagatctttcccatttttcttccCTTACCCTTTAGGAGCCTGTACCTCccacttcctcacctggctgAGCCGCAGTAGTTCTTCAGTGGCAAGCTTTATGTCCTGACCCAGCTAAAGCTGCCAGTTGAAGAACTGTTGCCCTCTGCCCCTGGcttcaaggaggaggaggaggaagaggagaggagctgcTTTCCCCCTCATCTGGAAGGTGACAGAACTGGGGTTGGGAAAGTCTGGAGTGACAGGGGGAGTAATGATACTTTTTGGGGAAATCAGCTCTGTTCAGTTGGAGAGCCTGCTCCCAGAGAGGCCCAGCAATAGAGAGAACAATTCTAGATTAAAGACCCTGACTAAATGAAGGGATAGATGGTTCTGACTACCCAAGCAAGGTTAGTTGGTCTTTATGTGGTAATAGGAAGAAGTGGAGCACAGAAAACTCTGTCTACCCCTTTACCCAGATAATCATTGTTGACCCTCCTTCCTTGTCCCTCATTCTTTCCTACTGGCCTTTCCAGCTGAGGTCCAAAGATTTTCCTGATAAGATTCCTCCTCAGGAAAAATGTAGTACTGAACCTAGTTGTTGCCCCCATGCTCTTACCTTTCCCTGAATTTCCTTAGACTGGCCCAGACTCTAGAGTCAGAGATAgtcacctatatgtggaatccTGAGACCTGTTGTCTCAGCTTCTCCACCTGTGAGATGGGTAATCACACAGTTGAGTATGCATCAGGGAATTAGAAGCCCACTTGTGCAGACTCTGAGCCCGGGCTCTCCTCCCACTGTGGTGGGAACAAAACAGCTTTACACATAAGCTATTGTCCTCCCCCATCCCTGACCATAACCCCAGCAACTGGAGAGGGGGGTGGttggagggaggggctgggattAGACCAATGCCAGGGGCTAGTAGGAACTCAGTCCCTACATTGACTTCCCACCATGCAAAGATGGCCCCAGGCCTCCCCTGCCACCCAGTGCAGGACTGCAGCCTCTGATGGGcttccagctgctgctgctctgtTGCTTCCCTCACTTTGCTTTCTAGGATAATGTGTGAGACAGCTCAGGCCTGTGCAGGCAGGAAATTCTCCCCTCCAGCAACCAGGAGAGGTGGATTGCTGGATGTGATTCCCTTTGGGGCATCAGGCACTGTAAGCCTGCCACCCCCACTGTTCTGTTTTGGAGTAGGAGGTGTGCAGGGAGCTGGGTCCTATTCTCCATTTATGAGAAACAGATATAGAGGAGAGTATATAGAGAGCTGGCTTATGTTGGGACTGTGTGGTAGAGCAGGTGGATAGACCGAATCCACTTACAGGCTGCAACAAAGATCACTCTGTCCTTGGACATTGTTTCCATCCTTTCTTCCCCTCATTTCACTGGCCAGTGTCTCACTCCAGCCCTGGGTTTGTGGCTCTGCCATCCTTACCTATCATGGAGCAGAGATGAGGAACAGCCTGGGAACACAGAGGCAGGCAGAAGACCAGTGAAGGAGCAGGCCCAGAGAGCACAGAGATTCCCTATCTGGGCATTCTGCATAGAGGGCCCATAGAGGCCAGGAGCGTCAGAGGATGATGGAGGACAGCCAGCTGTCATCAAGGATAAGCTTCCAGCCATCTACTATATTCACCATTTCTCTCCAGTCTTTCTGCCTCCATCAGAGAGAGGCTTCATTCTCCTACTTCCATCTCTCCCCTACCCTGTAATTTTTATAAAAGCAGCTTCAAGGAGCAAGAGCCAGCTGTGAAAGGACATACACAGGAAATTCATAAATGAAATTCAAATGGATAAAATCATGGAAAATGTGCTTCATTAGTaattgaagaaagacaaatataccTGGAAGCATTTACCCTTAGCAAAActataacaggaaaaaaataagacccaataTTGGCAAAGGAGTACTAAAATAACACTCCTATACATTACATGTGTGGGTACGAATTGGTACAGCTTTCCTGGATGTCAGTTTGGTAATAGGTGTCAAACACTCTAAAAGTTTCTGTGGCCTAAAAGTTTCTTTGTCTACTTTGGGGGGTATAACCTAAGAAAATAAGGATTTAGTTCTAAGATGTTCATCCCAGCATTGCAATAGAGAAAAACAGGAAGCAACTGTCTGATTgggaatttgtttcttttctactgtaatgACAATTTGCAATAGGGGATTGCTTAAGTAAATTACTGTATGTCCATCCAGATGGTGGGATATTGTGTAGCCATTAAAAGTCGTGTAGAGGAACATTTTGACTCAAAAGCAAAATactttttgaatattaaaaaggTTATAAAAATGGCATATATTATGTgatctcagttttgttttttttaatatgggtGTATACTTGTgtacataaaacataaaaaagactGAGGATATACTCCAAAATGTTGAAATAGTGGTTATCTTTGGATGGTGGGATACAGTAATTATAATTTTCCTCTTCGGTTTGTCTGTAATTTCCAAATATTCTATATTAATTGTGTATGGTTTtcatataataaaatgtaaaagaatcagtgtaattaaaaacaaaacaaaacttggaTAGCTAGGCATGGAAGAATGAAAGGATGCCCCTAGCCCCTTGGAGAACTTAGTGGGGTtttggtggagaaaggggactcTTCAGATGTTTGCAGGAGCACAATTGGTTTATGACCTCATTCTTATGGAGTAGCTGGAGTCAACCCTCTCCCTGTACAAGAAACAGCTCCCTGAATTTCTGGCTGTCAGCCAGCTAAAGAGGTGTGGAGGAAAACAGTAAAAACCTGTCGTCACTCTTAAGGAGATGGAGGAAGATTTTCCTCTCCAGGCTGAAAGGTTCTAGAATACTAACAGGTCCTGCTGCTGAAAGCACTGACTGGTCTTTGTTTTTTGATTCTTCCCCAACCTTGAGGTGACCCTGTGTGACCTCTCCTTGCCTCCTCAGATTGGAAGAGATACTTTCCTATTCACTTAACGGGTGCCGAGCCCTGGGGAAGGGGTGCTGGCCGAAGTTCAGAGCTGTACCCTTTTGCCTTCCCTTCCTAAGAGTAGGGCTCCTCTGCAGGGCTCCCAAAAAAGGTTTGGGGAGGAGTCTCCAGTGATCGCTTCTCCAAAATGGGAGCTGCTATTCCGTTTGAGTGGTGCTATGTAAGGGGGCAGAACTGGAACAGTATAGTTGCTGGGATGTGTTAAGAATCTGGAAACCGCGCGAAGTAGAATGGGGTGGCTCCATTCCCCAGAAAGTGAAATACACCTTCCCCACCACTGAGACGGGGGCTGGTGCTGGGCAGTGCGGTGGCGAGGTTCAAGCAAGTGGGAGCGAATATGTGCTGGTTTCTTAAGGGCTGCGAGAGCGGTGGTGGAGGGGTGACCTGCAAGTAAGAGGTTTAGAGTAGGGAAAAGAGGTGAAAGTTAATGGGGCGGAGCCTCTGGGAATGTCAATTGAGATTAGTGACCTATTACGGAGCTCCGAGGGGTTTGGGACACCGGGAGGTTGGGGAGTCTCCGATCTAGATCCCGGAAGTCTGTTTCACTGCTCGGTCCCTGGAAGCCCCGAGCCCACCATCCCCGACTAGGGCGGGACGCGATCTGGTTGCCGTGGTTCCAGGGGCGGAGGCTCTACGGCTACTCCAATCACCGCCCAGCCCAGGGATGGGGGCGTGGACGAGCCCGGTAAAAGTTACAGAAGATTCCAAAGGCGGGGCGGGTGGGGAGCCCTGGGGAGCCCAGGGACTCCATCAGAGTTCACAGTACTCGCAGTGGGTGTTGGGTGCGCCTGGGCCGAGAGCGCTGGGGCGCACGGGGACTGATCCGGACCTAGCGCGACCACCAGGCCATGGCGCCCTCGGGCTCCTCGTGATAGGCACCTCCTTCGCCGCCTTCCGGGGGCTCCACTGGGGGCCGCAGCTGCTGCCCACGCCGCATGCTGCTCGGGACCGTTCCAACTGGCGTACATCTGTGTCTCCCTGCTGCACAGCCTGCTCACGAGGGCCGGAGCGCTCGCTGCTCGGTGGCGAGACTTAGAGGTTCGCAAGGCACCGGGGTGAGGGTGGAGGCTAGGCTGAGATTAGAAGACACAGCGGGTTCCTTTAGAATTTATGCCAGACCTTGTGAGTCTGCGGCTGGGTTCGGGTGTGCACAGTGGGAGATTGGGGTCCGGGGTCTGCATCGCTCCATGGACCACCATCTCCTACAGGTTGTCGCTATACCCTCAGATGGCCGCGGACCCTGTTCATGGCCGCCCGCCCTGGGTCCTGGTGATGGTGGCTGTAGCAGGGTGAGTCTCCAGGGAACGCTGAACCCGTTGTGGGGGAGCAACCTTCCCACGGTAATTCCAGgtccccttcctcctctctggCAGGGGTTAAATGTTTCTGGCAGCTTTACTGAGGGAAACTAAAGAACTGGGCGAAGGAAAGGATGGGCATTCCTCTCTAGGGGCAGCAGTTTGGAGGAAGCCTGCCCCACCCTCTCCACACTTGCTCACAGGTTATCTTCTGGCAGATGGAGCTGACATGCTGTAGAACCAGACCTTGGGCCAAGCCTGGGAGCTTCTCGGTCACCATTTGGTGGTGAGACTCAGGAGAGGCAAGACAGGAAGGGTGACATACTAAGCCTGGGGTCCCTAATCTCTCGTGAGCTTTCTGTCTATGATTTACTGAATCTCTGATGCTGTTGGCCAGCTTGATCCTCCCAAGCTTGGGCTGAATTTCGGGGAGGGGATTGAATTCCACAGCTGGGAGTCTGAGGACTGCTTAAGGAACTTGGAATCCACAGGTGTCCAGTTGATTGCAGAAACATTGAATATGGAGCTTTTCTGAGAAGGAGGAGTACCAACATAGGGAAAGGGGAtgaaagcccagaaatggaagTTACAGGGTAACTGCAGATGCTGCAGCCCTAGGAGAGACAGCCTCAGGGCCAGGGCTGCTCCCACCCTATGGAGGGGTTGTTTTAAGGCCACTGAGGTCCCCACTATAAGAGTAAGCATAAAGGTTGGTGTTCTGGGGGTGCTACAAAATGCTTGGTAGCCCCTCGCCTAAGCACTGGGATATTGGGACAAGATGGCAGGTCATGGAAGGTTCTCTGACCTCTGAGCCCAGTTCCCAGTAGCAAGCTCCCTTAGCACCTACATTCTGTCCAGCTACGACATGGACTTCTCTGTGTATCTCTGCTCCTGAAACTGAACTCTGCCTGCCTGCACCTACAGAAATAACTGCTGCTTTCTCACCAGGCCCCACTCTTGGCCTTCAGTGTGGCCAGCTGGCAACCCTGGCACTTTTCTCCCTGGTGCCTCTAGGGTGGATGAGTATGTGTTGATCTGGCAGATCACTAGGCACCTCTTGCCCTGGTCATCCTTGGTGGAACTGGGCTTGTCGCTGTGGATGCCATGAGCATCACTCTGTGTGTCTGCATTTTGGTCAGAGGTCCTCTGGTCTCAGCCCCATCTACCCATCCCTAGGCACAAGGACATGTTGTGATGGTGTCACCTGGGATGATTCCACCTTCAGCCTAAAAGTAAAAGGCTAGAGAGACTTAGGCTCCTCTTCTGCCAGTCCTGGGGGAGGTAAGAACAGGAGAAGATGATGGTGGTCTTCAATGCATAGTCCCCCTTTGGGTTAAGGACTGGGCTGGATTTTCAGTATCTCATTTCCTCTTCCAGCTAACTCACCTCACTTGCCCATTCCTAGGATCCGAGAAATGCGGATGCTCTTGAATGGGTGGGAACCTGGGCCATGTTCACTGAATTTCATCATCAGATGACCACCTTTTCCACTAACTCAAGAGGTACAGCCAGTGCTACCAGAAGGGGGTGACAGGAGGCCTGAAGCTAGACGAAACTGCCAATGGGAACAGAAAGCCTTTACGTTAGCACAGGGACAGGTATAAAGTCCTACTAGGATCAGACAGGTGTGGTACGGAGGGGGTGAGGTTAGAGGGAAGAGAGGCAGTGGGAGGAGGGCACAGCAGGTACTCTCCGTAGCCAGGAGAACATAATAGTTGCCAAGAGACAGAAGAACCTGACAATTGCTGATACCTCTAGTTCTCAAGATCACGCCATTTGTTTGTACTTAACCCTAGTCCTACTGTGTCCAGTATctgcatttttaatttgtttagtaTCTTCTAACCTTTTCGAAGAAAATGTAGATTCCTAGAGGAATGAGCATGGGGCTAGGTCCGTCTTTTTAGGACAGACTGAAGACCAGAGCCGTGGCAGGAATTCAAACACCCATTTTGGGTGCCCAGTGCAGGGTCTTCCGAGGTCCAGGGCTTTCATGGAAGAATGAGAGCAGAGGCAGAAGCAGATGAGGGAAGGCTTCCACTTGGCTGCAGAGGGATTAAGGAATATCTGACCATCTTCTGGGATTAATTCACAATCTCTTTCTCCCCTGCcacttctgctgttgtttttttttttttcctattgtataAGGAGCCCTCCTTTTTTCAGGCAGAACATCCAGGTTATAGGAAGTTTAGAAGAGATTAAGTTGCTATTCTACTAAACATTGGACAGAAAGAGATAACCTTAATCATCCACAGAAAAGATACATGAGCAAAAGCAAGAGACAGgaagattaaaacaaaaaattgcgCCAAAAAGCTGAGCTAGAGAAAGATAGAGGGGACAATCAAGATGGACATATGTAGACTGAGggacagatagagagagaagGATTCGTtgcagagaagagacagaggcaaAGAGAGATGGAGAGCAAGATAGAGAATCCTTGGCAGCAACATCAAGAAagactcatagatgctgagaGGAACCAAAACCGTAGAACTGGTAAAATGGTCATAAACAAAGAggacaagaaaaatagaaataaaggctGATAGGAAGGGACCCTAAGGCTGGAAGGCCTAGATAGTCTAGACAGTGAAATAATGAGTGACAAGGAGGAACAACGAGACTGGGAGACACAGGGGCAAGAGAGGCAGACAGATAAGCAGTGAAAAGAGAGGCAGAAAGGGAGACAAGGGGGAGATTGGTCAGGGGAGCTGAGAAGCAGAACAGAAGGTGGAGGAGGCAGTCAATGGAAAGATTCATtgacagaaaaagaaagcaggaagTATGTTGAGTTGGAAACAGGCAGAatgacaaaagacaaacagctacAGTGTGACCCACAGAGAGACTGACAGGAACTGATAGGCAGAAACTGGTAGGAAGATGAGGAGCAGTCAGGGTCAGGGATGTGCACTGAGATAGAATAGGCAGAGGCCTGAGGAGAATCACAGGAAGGGTGGGGGAGACACAAAAAGATTAAACATCCAAAGGAAGGAAcaaggaaaaggaggaaacacagagatggagaaaaaagaatcgagacaggggaagaaagagagggaCTGTGAGAGCTCACCATTATAGAGTTGTTAAAACCCAGGCACAAAAGGGAATAACAAACAGAGCCAGGAGAAACCGTGACAGAAGTAAACACaggcagaaaatatgaacagaggcTTTACATGTAATCAGAATAAAACCGGAGAGGCAAAGGTATGGAAGTTGCGATAGAAAAATAGTAGAATTCTGTCAGTTTGTCCTTAATAGAAGTTGTATCTTCAAAACTCAATTTGCCATCTTAACTGAACACCTTGATTAACAAAAAcattgtcttgagttttcaatgaaaaagaaatgtggcAAACCCATGGGGGAATCTGTTCTCTAAAGTGTTGACGTCAATACCGATTGACTCGAAGCCCTGCACCTTTCCTTTTGCCACTCTCATAAATGCGTGGTCCGAGTGATCCTGGTAATACTTGATAGTATCTTTGAGAGGTGCCCAGGAACCTGACCATTAGGGAAGTAAGATTGTTCCTGTGGGTCAAGTAGTAAAACCTGTCCATGAAGGGTGAGGTGAGCTACTTGTGGGGATAGGACATGAGTGAACGTCTGAAGAGTTTTGGATCACGTGCCAATTTCCATCACGGTGGCCCAGTGAAACTGCAGGAAGGCAGGACTAGATTGTGACTGTAACTGATTAAATGGTTATCTCATCAACTAGGTCAGTTACAGATGGTGTGGACCAAATATAGATGAAGAAAATCAGAGAGGCATGGCCAAATAGAACCTTAGAAAGAGGCTCAGAAAACGCAGAGGTGGGCAGATGCTACCTTAGGTACAGTGAGTTTGGTCACGGTGACGGCAGCCTGTTCAGACCTCGCCATTGCCCAGTTACTGATTCCATACCTACTGAGCTATTGGCTAATAAACTGTCTTCTGGAACAGGGGAAGGACTTTCCTGGCTGGGGGATGCTGATATTTTAAGGTCTCAGAACACTATCCTGATCATAAATAAATTGCTCTGCAAATAATCGCATCAGTGTTTTGTACGTGTGGTTACTCTGAGTCTCTTTTCTTGGCTGCAGTGGTGGCCCAGTTTACAATGTAATGCTGGATTGTGGAAGCTTTGCTATGGGAAGGTCTCCTGTTGGTGCCACCTTTTTGACCTACAAAAGCCTTAAAGTGTTCTAAGATCCTCTACTATCAACAAGCAAATGCAATTTATTCAGTAGAATGGGCTTAGAGCAAGAGAATGGATTCAGAGAATTTGGAGTGATTCTCAGTGCCAAGAGTTGAAACCAAAAGAATCTTGTAGCCAAATTAATTTTGActtaacaaaaataatgaaacaaaccTCTATAACCTGAGTGTTCAAgtctttatcatatatataatcTGGATTTGTCAGGGTGAAAATTAGAAGCCCTCACTCTGCAAGAGATGACTTAGAGATGTTAAGCTTTAAAGAACTTCTCCTATATTGAAATGAAATGTTTGTTTATAACTATTAACTTAAAGTCATAGCATCCCAGGCTGAACATTTGTGTGCTCCTACCACGTCAGGCATCTTTTATCGATCTCATTTAGTCCCACACAACAGAGACTCATCccatttttaagatgagaaaaccaaggctcagagaagttgaatAACTGACTCAGTTACCTAGCTAGTTAGCCACAGGGCCTGGACTCAAACCCATATTTATGTGTTTGCTATTATACCACCTGTAGCCAACATCTGCTATTTTTGCCTGCCTAGCAATGTAgtgattttcctttaaaatccacTCGTGTCTCCCTAGTCAATGGGCGAGTGACCCAGGCCTAGCCAGTCAGAACAGTATATCCTCTTTTACTGGAATGAGCTTCTGACATAAGTAGAGCCTATGAGCTCCAGCACCTTGACTCTGCTAGAACTATTAGCTAAGATACTTATGTATGCTAACATTGCTAAATCAGTAGAATATGAGAGCTTCCCTGAGCATGAAGCCAACATGGAAAAAGAAGATTCAAAAACAGAGAAAGATTTCTAGCATCATTTGAATATCTGGATCAAGCTCTGCCTGAAACCAAACTTACACTGGACCATTCAGTTTCATGAGCCAAAAAACTCCTAGATTTGCTTAAGTGAgtatgaggatttttttttaatatttatttattttgttattaaggtattattgatatacacccttatgaaagttacacatgaaaaaacaatgtggttactacatttacccatattatcaagtcccccccataccccaatgcagtcactgtccatcagtgcagtaaggtgccacagattcactatttgccttctctgtgctacactgctctccccgtgatcccccacaccatgtgtactaaacataataccccatatgagggttttatttttacttgtaaCAGTAAGGCTTTTTAATACATTATAGATTATATAGTCTTATGATATCATTTTGCAGAAAGTGGAAGCCTAAGAAAGTTAAGTGACTTATCCCAGCATACCCAGCTAGTTTATAGCATGAAACTGCAGAATTAGACTCCAGGTCTCCGATTTGGTTCAGGGCTTCTTCTTATACACTCTTTAGCCTCTTTCTTTATGGAAAGGCTGGGGAGTGgacaaacttcaacaaagatagcCAGCTGAAAACTGAAGATCAATCAAGTTGGATAAATGGCCTCTGAAGTGGCATTTATGACAGGATGCTTCCATTTGAAAGCCAGACTTCTGTTCACCAGCTATTGATTTCTGCACTTTTCAGGAATACAGTAACTGTTCAGGACAGAGGTCCACTTCAGCTTTCCCCTGCAGACCTGAACACCACTTAACTCTGAGTTGTGAGCATGTTCTTTCCCTGCCTCTGACCTGACAGGAGACAGACCTTCCTCACTGGCCACATCTGCAGGCACTGGACCCAGAAGTGGTCCTCAGACTGAGTGCTCTCTTTCAACTGAGATAAAGATGCAAGCCATGTGGCCTTCAGGAGCAGGAGAAGGAGAGTTCGTttacacagtccgatgcaaaggGCTTCCCTGCCCACTACCacccaaaacacaaaaaacagaatCTGAAACAGTAGCTGACATTCCAGGGATAGTAAATGATTTCTTTGGGTCACTTTTTGACCCTTCACTCTGGCTGGCTGGCCTGTGCCCTTGAAAGGACTCCTCACCTCTTTGCACTTCCACTGTTGGCATTGCTGCTGAGAGATGGGCACAGTGTCTCTTTCTGCCCCAGATCACAGGTTAGGGCCCTACTAGAGGACAGAGAAACCTGGAGAACTGAGGTGTCACAAATTCCTGTAGCTGCACTGGCCCAGAACAGTACTGCTACTTAGCTGTTTACGCCCTCCCCTGAGTAGCTCACCCAAAGGTCATTTTCTTCAGGCTCCTGCTTTTCCTTCTAGATTTGCTTAAGTGAGTATAATCCCAGCTTTTTGCAGAATCCACATTTCTACCC
The sequence above is a segment of the Manis pentadactyla isolate mManPen7 chromosome 4, mManPen7.hap1, whole genome shotgun sequence genome. Coding sequences within it:
- the TLCD2 gene encoding LOW QUALITY PROTEIN: TLC domain-containing protein 2 (The sequence of the model RefSeq protein was modified relative to this genomic sequence to represent the inferred CDS: inserted 6 bases in 5 codons; substituted 3 bases at 3 genomic stop codons) — translated: MGAWTSPVKVTEDSKGGAGGEPWGAQGLHQSSQYSQWVLGAPGPRALGRTGTDPDLARPPGHGALGLLVIGTSFAAFRGLHWGPQLLPTPHAARDRSNWXYICVSLLHSLLTRAGALAARLSLYPQMAADPVHGRPPWVLVMVAVAGETKELGEGKDGHSSLGAAVWRKPAPPSPHLLTGYLLADGADMLXNQTLGQAWELLGHHLVFPVASSLSTYILSSYDMDFSXVSLLLKLNSACLHLQKXLLLSHQAPLLAFSVASWXTLALFSLVPLGWMSMXVDLADHXAPLALVILGGTGLVAVDAMSITLCVCILVRGPLVSAPSXPSLGTRTCCDGVTWDDSTFSLKVKG